One window of the Janthinobacterium sp. PAMC25594 genome contains the following:
- a CDS encoding FHA domain-containing protein, translating into MSPLDSSQNVMKKCSNPEHPHCTFWVLPGDTVCAGNHSQATTAPSSYDLLSALRSARSEPSATALPHAPAHDSDIRDAVLRDAAIQTVSRSSPAAAAPAFTPAPVAPATVPPAYQPVQAHLHISGFDPRAAGGRQTLKMELRGMSAACAPQLTLRLRSDLIPRGQVQHDFGRTTRGDWRPVFVEFSSRNKEHGQYQIEVEVHSHIDGAVAQKWVCIFVILVPRRDATLTEIHQIFLSTHKNVRVMADDASIARVTGGDGCNLDVTARNAGIAHVDLSAPQGKIDMGFTTIAWDEELIEVDLPAASHCHPHPSQAACLVNAAPEAGEQRQIRLFALEECMLGRFELVDPEADVLLSHFSPDGQDNNGLTRRLSGRHAIIRRSGQGFEIEDVSRYGVLLDGVWPGKHKPVALRLGMRIELSASIKGIVVLSVTALLAHGVILHRIDHGARAECFYLLLPDTQPTPASHLATPQASCLPVLFHRNGGFWHIDTASGKETALAPATVLDKLSGFARHNRFASEPYPECWIIRTEGAALCDSTMQTA; encoded by the coding sequence ATGTCCCCGCTCGATTCGAGTCAGAATGTCATGAAAAAATGCAGCAACCCGGAGCACCCGCACTGTACGTTCTGGGTCTTGCCTGGGGATACAGTCTGTGCGGGCAACCACTCGCAAGCGACGACTGCTCCCAGCAGCTACGACCTGTTGAGCGCACTGCGCAGCGCCCGTTCCGAGCCATCGGCAACGGCGCTTCCGCACGCCCCTGCGCATGATTCTGATATTCGTGATGCTGTTCTTCGCGATGCTGCCATTCAAACGGTAAGCCGCTCCTCGCCGGCGGCGGCCGCCCCGGCATTCACGCCAGCGCCCGTTGCGCCGGCAACGGTGCCGCCCGCCTACCAGCCGGTGCAAGCCCACCTGCACATCAGCGGCTTCGATCCCCGTGCGGCAGGCGGACGGCAAACCCTGAAGATGGAATTGCGCGGCATGAGCGCCGCCTGCGCACCGCAGCTGACCTTGCGCCTGCGCTCGGACCTGATCCCCCGTGGCCAGGTGCAGCATGATTTCGGGCGCACCACGCGCGGCGACTGGCGCCCCGTGTTTGTCGAGTTCTCCTCGCGCAACAAGGAACACGGGCAATACCAGATCGAAGTGGAAGTGCACAGCCATATCGATGGCGCCGTGGCGCAGAAATGGGTGTGCATTTTTGTCATCCTCGTGCCGCGCCGCGACGCCACCTTGACGGAAATCCACCAGATCTTCCTCAGCACACACAAGAACGTGCGCGTGATGGCCGACGATGCGTCGATCGCCCGCGTGACGGGCGGCGACGGCTGCAACCTCGACGTGACGGCGCGCAATGCCGGCATCGCCCACGTGGATTTATCTGCGCCGCAAGGCAAGATCGACATGGGCTTTACCACCATTGCCTGGGACGAAGAGTTGATCGAAGTCGACCTGCCCGCCGCCAGCCACTGCCATCCGCACCCGAGCCAGGCCGCCTGCCTCGTCAATGCGGCGCCGGAAGCGGGCGAGCAGCGCCAGATCCGCCTGTTCGCGCTGGAAGAATGCATGCTGGGCCGCTTCGAGCTGGTGGACCCGGAAGCCGATGTGCTGCTCAGCCATTTCAGTCCCGATGGCCAGGACAACAATGGCTTGACGCGCCGCCTGTCGGGCCGCCACGCCATCATCCGGCGCAGCGGGCAAGGTTTTGAAATCGAGGACGTATCGCGCTACGGCGTGCTGCTCGACGGCGTGTGGCCCGGCAAGCACAAGCCTGTCGCGCTGCGCCTGGGCATGCGCATCGAATTGTCTGCCAGCATCAAGGGCATCGTCGTGCTCAGCGTCACTGCCCTCCTTGCGCACGGCGTGATCCTGCACCGCATCGACCACGGCGCCCGCGCCGAGTGTTTTTACCTGCTGCTGCCGGACACCCAGCCCACGCCGGCCAGCCACCTGGCCACGCCGCAGGCCAGCTGCCTGCCCGTGCTGTTCCACCGCAACGGCGGTTTCTGGCACATCGATACCGCCAGTGGCAAGGAAACCGCACTGGCCCCCGCCACCGTGCTCGACAAGCTCAGTGGCTTCGCGCGGCACAACCGCTTCGCCAGCGAACCGTATCCGGAATGCTGGATCATCCGCACCGAAGGCGCGGCGCTGTGCGATAGCACCATGCAAACTGCGTAG
- a CDS encoding FecR domain-containing protein — protein MFGPSPSTPIARKVLAAAAHWHVELKCGSADAAAVQAWRDASAEHERAWQLLQRMDGQLATLPPALAIPALQAAQRRRRAAARILAVLVAAGGGIALGQAGLQSGPWQALTASLRTAPGQRRHVALADGGRLELNTDSAVDVDYSGAQRRIRLHHGEIIITTAPDARPFLVDTPHGVVRALGTRFGVRCDADGSTVSVFEHAVEVRGAARPDAVRRLEAGQQLRFSATGLAAVLGMPAHQDSWLRGMLVAADWPLQQLVRELARYRRGRLVCDAAVAQRPVTGTYRLDDIDAVLESLCASHGLQVTYFTRYWATVSARAT, from the coding sequence ATGTTTGGCCCATCCCCTTCCACGCCGATCGCCCGCAAGGTGCTGGCCGCCGCCGCCCACTGGCACGTGGAACTTAAATGCGGCAGTGCGGACGCAGCCGCCGTGCAAGCCTGGCGCGATGCCAGCGCCGAGCATGAACGGGCCTGGCAGCTGCTGCAGCGCATGGACGGCCAACTGGCCACGCTGCCGCCCGCGCTGGCGATTCCTGCCCTGCAGGCGGCACAGCGGCGCCGGCGCGCGGCCGCCAGGATACTCGCCGTGCTGGTGGCGGCCGGCGGCGGCATCGCGCTGGGTCAGGCGGGCCTGCAATCGGGCCCATGGCAAGCCCTGACGGCGTCCTTGCGCACGGCGCCGGGCCAGCGCCGCCACGTGGCGCTGGCCGATGGCGGGCGCCTGGAGTTGAACACGGATAGCGCCGTCGACGTCGATTACAGCGGCGCGCAGCGCCGCATCCGCCTGCACCATGGCGAAATCATCATCACGACGGCGCCCGATGCGCGCCCCTTCCTGGTCGATACGCCGCACGGCGTGGTCCGCGCGCTGGGCACGCGCTTCGGCGTGCGCTGCGATGCGGATGGCAGCACCGTCAGCGTCTTCGAACACGCCGTGGAAGTGCGCGGCGCGGCGCGCCCGGACGCCGTGCGGCGCCTGGAAGCGGGCCAGCAGTTGCGCTTTTCAGCCACGGGCCTGGCCGCCGTGCTGGGCATGCCCGCGCACCAGGACAGCTGGCTGCGCGGCATGCTGGTGGCCGCCGACTGGCCGCTGCAACAGCTGGTGCGGGAGCTGGCGCGCTACCGGCGCGGACGCCTCGTTTGCGACGCGGCCGTGGCACAACGCCCCGTCACGGGCACCTACCGGCTCGACGATATCGACGCCGTGCTGGAAAGCCTGTGCGCCTCGCACGGGCTGCAAGTGACGTACTTCACGCGCTACTGGGCCACGGTGTCGGCCCGTGCCACATAA
- a CDS encoding metal-dependent hydrolase — protein MASNKAHHATGWAAGVIAAALVAHAGAGGPYQVLSMLAFVMGALGGTAPDWLEVAWWARTHRLWITHRTWTHWGLAWIALLVYTYLQLPHHLWAPPLFGFAAGGIMHLLADWPNPLGVPWIFRRHSLRWWKSGRHDIIVIIAAWLAATVVADHVFFDGIHLRRSVLALDSLLHWSAGALQTAWADLQQWQARWRLGG, from the coding sequence ATGGCTTCCAACAAAGCGCATCATGCGACCGGTTGGGCTGCCGGCGTGATCGCCGCGGCCCTGGTCGCGCACGCTGGCGCCGGTGGCCCCTACCAAGTGCTGAGCATGCTCGCCTTTGTCATGGGCGCACTGGGCGGCACGGCGCCGGACTGGCTGGAAGTGGCCTGGTGGGCGCGCACGCACCGGCTGTGGATCACGCACCGCACCTGGACGCACTGGGGCCTGGCCTGGATCGCCCTGCTCGTCTACACGTATCTGCAATTGCCGCACCACCTGTGGGCGCCGCCCCTGTTCGGCTTTGCCGCGGGCGGCATCATGCATCTGCTGGCCGACTGGCCCAATCCCCTGGGCGTGCCGTGGATTTTCCGCCGCCACTCGCTGCGCTGGTGGAAAAGCGGCCGCCACGACATCATCGTCATCATCGCCGCCTGGCTGGCCGCCACCGTCGTGGCCGACCACGTGTTTTTTGACGGAATCCACCTGCGGCGCAGCGTGCTGGCGCTGGACAGCCTGCTGCACTGGTCCGCTGGCGCACTTCAGACGGCCTGGGCGGATCTGCAACAGTGGCAAGCGCGCTGGCGCCTCGGTGGCTGA
- a CDS encoding sigma-70 family RNA polymerase sigma factor, which translates to MSTVSPTHAIPLSTLYSEHHGWLYGWLRGKLGNRAEAADLAQDTFLRLLGKREVTPLAPLREPRGYLATIARGLLIDRYRRQALEHAYLEALAQQAEPASMCAETHAIIIETLLAVDRLLDRLGTRTRAIFLLAQIEELSYVDISRRLGVSLPTVKKHLVRAYTECLLLAAA; encoded by the coding sequence GTGAGTACCGTCAGTCCCACCCATGCCATCCCCCTGAGCACCCTGTACAGCGAGCACCACGGCTGGCTGTATGGCTGGCTGCGCGGCAAGCTGGGCAACCGCGCCGAGGCGGCCGACCTGGCGCAGGACACGTTTTTACGCCTGCTGGGCAAGCGCGAGGTGACACCGCTGGCGCCCCTGCGCGAGCCGCGCGGCTACCTGGCGACCATCGCGCGCGGTCTGCTGATCGACCGCTACCGGCGCCAGGCGCTGGAGCACGCCTACCTGGAAGCGCTGGCCCAGCAAGCCGAGCCGGCATCGATGTGCGCCGAAACGCATGCCATCATCATCGAAACCCTGCTCGCCGTCGACCGCCTGCTCGACCGCCTGGGGACGCGCACGCGGGCCATCTTCCTGCTGGCGCAAATCGAGGAACTCAGCTATGTGGACATCAGCCGGCGCCTCGGCGTCTCCCTGCCTACCGTCAAGAAGCACCTGGTGCGCGCCTACACGGAATGCCTGCTGCTGGCGGCCGCCTGA
- a CDS encoding TonB-dependent receptor yields the protein MQPTTPVLHPAARAIRLAVLAMACASPAAFLAAPALAQGQAAAASSAAPQAYAIAAGPLATALNDFAVAAGVSLSTDPAQTRSLRSPGVRGSFNVSQGFVQVLAGSGLEALQLPNGAYVLRQAAATPAQAASDKVMAPVVVNASMERDPVSEHSNSYAARAVTVGKGVQTLREIPQSVSVVTRQKMDDQNLNTIDAVLANTTGITMYDSPMGGRYVYSRGFMVETYQFDGVNRAMYYPQANSFTSNTAMLDRVEIVRGATGLLQGTGSPGAAINMVRKRPLAEKQVQLALGAGRWNDVRGEVDVTGPLNESGSIRGRAVAAHEQRDYFYDVADSRTDVLYGVLEFDLAPGSKLTTGASYEKLKSTPFFSGMPRYRDGSDPKLPRETFLGADWNRWNSRQTAVFAEFEHRFDADWSLKASANYTRERHDVKYMFSQGAIDPATLTGMMMYGGVFDYGSTNKGIDLSLDGKFNAFGRRHGFSAGISTNRLESDSDFSLALLQQANNPLQPNHGVAEPSDAWFREHSYRGDPSVTKMTQTGAYGVARFSVSDPLTVVAGARVSNYKWSSVYRDTGEVYIDPYRENGVVTPYGGVIYAFDQRWSGYASVSDIFQPQNQRTAEGALLDPLKGRNLEVGIKGELFDGKVNTSLALFRIEQRNRAELDLVNTCSSGTECYFSAGKVRSAGVDAEISGEVAPGWQLFAGYTLNNFKYLEQTSNAGVMFASTYSPRHMLRAWSDYRLPGALQKWSVGGGVNFQTESSRTTRDVTVAQGAYALWSARAAWQIDRNWTASLSVTNLLDKRYYQTVGAPAWGNFYGEPRKAQLTLRARF from the coding sequence ATGCAGCCGACCACTCCCGTCCTCCATCCCGCCGCGCGCGCCATCCGCCTGGCCGTCCTCGCCATGGCGTGTGCCTCCCCCGCCGCCTTCCTCGCCGCGCCCGCGCTGGCGCAAGGCCAGGCCGCCGCAGCTTCAAGCGCGGCACCGCAAGCCTACGCCATTGCGGCCGGCCCGCTGGCCACCGCCCTCAACGATTTTGCCGTCGCCGCCGGCGTCAGCTTGTCGACCGATCCCGCGCAAACGCGCAGCCTGCGCTCGCCCGGCGTGCGCGGCAGCTTCAACGTCAGTCAGGGCTTTGTCCAGGTGCTGGCCGGCAGCGGCCTGGAAGCGCTGCAGCTGCCGAACGGCGCCTACGTGCTGCGCCAGGCGGCCGCCACGCCGGCACAGGCGGCGAGCGACAAGGTCATGGCCCCCGTGGTCGTGAACGCCAGCATGGAGCGCGACCCCGTCAGTGAACACAGCAACTCGTACGCGGCGCGCGCCGTCACCGTCGGCAAGGGCGTGCAAACCCTGCGCGAAATCCCGCAATCGGTCAGCGTCGTCACGCGCCAGAAAATGGACGACCAGAACCTCAACACCATCGACGCCGTGCTGGCCAATACCACCGGCATCACCATGTACGACAGCCCCATGGGCGGACGCTATGTGTATTCGCGCGGCTTCATGGTCGAAACGTACCAGTTCGACGGCGTCAACCGCGCCATGTACTACCCGCAGGCGAACAGCTTCACCAGCAATACGGCCATGCTCGATCGCGTGGAGATCGTGCGCGGCGCCACGGGCCTGCTGCAGGGCACCGGCTCGCCGGGCGCCGCCATCAACATGGTGCGCAAGCGCCCACTGGCGGAAAAGCAGGTGCAACTGGCGCTCGGCGCGGGCCGCTGGAACGACGTGCGCGGCGAAGTCGACGTCACCGGTCCGCTGAACGAGTCGGGCAGCATCCGCGGCCGCGCCGTGGCCGCGCATGAGCAGCGCGATTACTTCTATGACGTGGCCGACAGCCGCACGGACGTGCTGTACGGCGTGCTGGAATTCGACCTGGCGCCGGGCAGCAAGCTGACGACGGGCGCCAGCTACGAAAAGCTGAAGTCGACGCCATTCTTCTCCGGCATGCCGCGCTACCGCGACGGCAGCGATCCGAAGCTGCCCCGCGAGACCTTCCTCGGCGCCGACTGGAACCGCTGGAACAGCCGCCAGACGGCCGTCTTCGCCGAATTCGAGCACCGCTTCGACGCCGACTGGTCGCTCAAGGCCAGCGCCAACTACACGCGCGAGCGGCATGACGTGAAATACATGTTCAGCCAGGGCGCGATCGACCCCGCCACCCTGACCGGCATGATGATGTATGGCGGCGTGTTCGACTACGGCAGCACCAACAAGGGCATCGACCTGTCGCTCGATGGCAAATTCAACGCCTTTGGCCGCCGCCACGGCTTCAGCGCCGGCATCAGCACGAACCGCCTGGAAAGCGACAGCGATTTCAGTCTGGCCCTGCTGCAGCAAGCGAACAATCCGCTGCAGCCGAATCACGGCGTGGCCGAACCGAGCGACGCCTGGTTCCGCGAACACAGCTACCGGGGCGATCCCAGCGTGACGAAGATGACGCAGACGGGCGCCTACGGCGTGGCCCGTTTCAGCGTCAGCGATCCGCTCACCGTGGTGGCGGGCGCGCGCGTGTCGAACTACAAATGGAGCAGCGTGTACCGCGACACGGGCGAGGTGTACATCGATCCGTACCGCGAAAACGGCGTCGTCACGCCATATGGCGGCGTCATTTATGCGTTTGACCAGCGCTGGTCCGGCTATGCCAGCGTCTCCGACATCTTCCAGCCGCAAAACCAGCGCACGGCCGAAGGCGCCCTGCTCGATCCGCTCAAGGGCCGCAACCTGGAAGTGGGCATCAAAGGTGAACTGTTCGACGGCAAGGTCAACACCTCGCTGGCGCTGTTCCGCATCGAGCAGCGCAACCGCGCGGAGCTCGACCTGGTCAATACCTGCTCCAGCGGCACGGAGTGCTATTTCTCGGCGGGCAAGGTACGCAGTGCAGGCGTCGATGCGGAAATCAGCGGAGAAGTGGCGCCGGGCTGGCAGCTGTTCGCCGGCTACACCCTGAACAATTTTAAATATCTGGAGCAGACGTCGAATGCGGGCGTAATGTTCGCCAGCACCTACTCGCCGCGCCACATGCTGCGCGCGTGGAGCGACTACCGCCTGCCTGGCGCCTTGCAGAAGTGGAGCGTGGGCGGCGGCGTGAACTTCCAGACGGAGAGCTCGCGCACCACGCGCGACGTGACCGTGGCGCAGGGCGCGTATGCCTTGTGGAGCGCGCGCGCCGCCTGGCAGATCGACCGCAACTGGACGGCATCGCTGTCCGTGACGAACTTGCTCGACAAGCGCTATTACCAGACGGTGGGTGCGCCAGCGTGGGGCAATTTCTATGGCGAGCCGCGCAAGGCGCAACTGACCTTGCGCGCGCGTTTCTAA